A genomic stretch from bacterium includes:
- a CDS encoding cupin domain-containing protein, whose protein sequence is MDELTRDEKLKPWSPVELARLNDHVVRFVFCKGEYHWHKHSNEDELFFVVKGQLLIKMRKSHNDLTLNEGEIAVIPKGVEHCPVSPKDSYIRLFEPKKLISEGDG, encoded by the coding sequence ATTGATGAATTAACACGCGACGAAAAGCTCAAACCGTGGAGTCCCGTCGAGTTAGCCAGATTAAACGACCATGTTGTAAGATTTGTGTTCTGCAAAGGCGAATACCACTGGCACAAACACTCCAACGAGGACGAACTCTTCTTCGTTGTAAAAGGACAGTTGTTGATAAAAATGCGCAAGTCTCATAATGACCTGACCCTTAACGAGGGCGAGATAGCGGTAATCCCGAAAGGAGTCGAGCACTGTCCAGTAAGCCCAAAAGACTCCTATATACGTTTGTTCGAGCCGAAAAAACTTATAAGCGAAGGCGACGGATAA
- a CDS encoding type II toxin-antitoxin system PemK/MazF family toxin: MEGFVKGDVVVVPFPFSDLSQAKKRPALVIANLKGDDLILCQITSQKVKDSYAITITSEDFESGSLKQTSNVRPNRIFTADKSIILYKVGSLKKRKIEDVIQAIIKILKS; this comes from the coding sequence TTGGAAGGATTTGTGAAGGGTGATGTAGTGGTTGTTCCTTTCCCTTTCTCTGATCTTTCCCAAGCCAAAAAACGCCCCGCACTGGTAATAGCTAACTTAAAAGGCGATGATTTGATACTCTGCCAAATAACCAGTCAAAAAGTAAAAGATTCCTATGCTATTACTATTACAAGCGAAGATTTTGAATCAGGCAGCCTGAAACAGACAAGTAATGTTCGACCTAACAGAATATTCACCGCAGATAAAAGCATAATTTTGTATAAGGTCGGCAGCTTGAAGAAAAGAAAAATCGAAGATGTGATACAAGCTATCATTAAAATTTTGAAAAGTTAA